CTCCTTGTTGCCGGTGAGTTTCACCTTTTCGGCGTTGATGACGACCACGAAGTCGCCCGCGTCGAGATGGGGGGTGAAGGTGGGTTTGTCCTTGCCGCGCAAGACGTCGGCGATTTGCACCGCCAGCCGGCCCAAAACGGCCCCGTCAGCATCAATCACATGCCACTTGCGCGCATCCAAATTATCTTTGGGCAAATACGTTTTCATGTCACAAAGGGCGGCAAAGCTACCAAAGGAAACCTCCAAGTCAACAAGCCAGTTGTTGCAAAAGGGTTGTGTTTTGGTTTCGGGCTGATTAAACAGGCGCCCGGTCGGCTCATGGATTTTCTCAAAAACCTGCTCCGCACGCCCAATCGCCGCATCGCGGCCATTGGTCTGGTGGTTTTTGGGCTGGACCAGCTTACCAAGGCGCTCGTGCTCGCGTCGCTGCCACGGGGCCAGGAGCGCGTGGTCATCGAGGGCTTCTTCAAATTCGTGCACTGGGGCAACACGGGCGCGGCGTGGAGCATGTTTCGGGGCAACAACGCCACGCTTGCGGCGATCGCTTTGCTGGCGCTGGTCGTGTTGTATTTCACACGGCACCATTTTGAATCCAAAACGCTCACGGGCCAGATTGCGTTTGGGCTGATCTTCGGCGGCATTCTCGGCAATCTGACCGACCGGCTGCTGCCGGGCCGGCACGAGGTGATCGACTTTCTTTACTTCTTCATTCAGCGCGCGGACGGACGTGAACTCGGGTTTCCGGCGTTCAACGTTGCAGACAGCGGCATCTGCATTGGCGTCACCCTGGTCTTTTGGGTGACTTGGCGGAGCGAGAAGTCAAAGCCTGCAAAAGCGGGTGAAACGTTGAATGGTTAAAAGAGTTAAATGGGTAATTGGGAAACGGTGGCCTGTCCGTGGTTTCATGACTGGTTGGCTCTTGCACTGATTAAACTCCCTCTTCCGTCTCCATGCGCAGCGAAACCGTCACTCTTGACCGCTCCTTTCCCAGCGAGCGCCTCGATGCGTGGCTGCGGCGACAATTCCCCGCCATGTCGCGGGGGGCAATTCAACGGCTCATCGAGGAAGGCCACATCACCGTCAACGGCGCGCAGACCAAGCCCACGCACACGCCGCGGGCGGGAGACGTGGTGCGCGTGGAATGGCCCGATGCCAAGCCCGCGGCGGCGCAGCCCGAGGACATCCCGCTCGACATCCTTTACGAGGACGAGGCGTTGCTGGTCTTGAACAAACCACCCGGGCTGGTGGTGCACCCGGCCGCCGGCAACGCAGAGCACACGCTCGTCAACGCGCTGCTGCATCATTGTGCCGGCGGACTCAGCGGCGTCGGCGGCGTGGCGCGCCCGGGCATCGTCCACCGGCTCGACAAGGATACGAGCGGCTGCCTCGTCGTGGCGAAGAATGACGCAACCCACCTCGCGCTCTCGGCGCAGTTCGCCGGGCGCCACGTCCACAAAGTCTATCTCGCGATTGTTTGCGGCGAAGTGGCCCGGGAAAAAGGCGACATTCGCGCCGCCATTGCGCGCCA
The window above is part of the Verrucomicrobiia bacterium genome. Proteins encoded here:
- a CDS encoding RluA family pseudouridine synthase, which codes for MRSETVTLDRSFPSERLDAWLRRQFPAMSRGAIQRLIEEGHITVNGAQTKPTHTPRAGDVVRVEWPDAKPAAAQPEDIPLDILYEDEALLVLNKPPGLVVHPAAGNAEHTLVNALLHHCAGGLSGVGGVARPGIVHRLDKDTSGCLVVAKNDATHLALSAQFAGRHVHKVYLAIVCGEVAREKGDIRAAIARHASHRKRMAVDDDRGREAHTSYRVLERLNSATLVEAILHTGRTHQIRVHFQHLGHPLVGDDTYGQRQNRRLTELTRYAAPRQMLHAAELGFTHPRTGTRQMFRAPLPEDFEDALSALRGAAA
- the lspA gene encoding signal peptidase II — its product is MDFLKNLLRTPNRRIAAIGLVVFGLDQLTKALVLASLPRGQERVVIEGFFKFVHWGNTGAAWSMFRGNNATLAAIALLALVVLYFTRHHFESKTLTGQIAFGLIFGGILGNLTDRLLPGRHEVIDFLYFFIQRADGRELGFPAFNVADSGICIGVTLVFWVTWRSEKSKPAKAGETLNG